The region AAAAAAGAACATTGCAGTTCCTACTTTTTCTCAGATTTTGTTTCGGTTTCTGCCTTTAATTTTTTTGAAGGTTTGTAGCTTTTGATTTCTCTGTATTTTTCAGGGTATTTTTTCTTCCATCTTTCACTTAGATACTGGAATACCTGTATCCTTTTGTTCATAGAGTCTGCAACATAAAGTTTGTCTGACCTGTCAACGTATAGTCCTGCTGGGAGATTAAACTCTCCAGGACCAAAACCAAACTTTCCTATGAACAGTAATAATCTTCCTTTGTCGTCAAATATCTGTATATTGTTAAACGCAGCATCTGCCACATAAATATGACCTTCACTGTCTATGCCAACACCTTTTGGTCTGGCAAATGTCCCTGGAACAACGCCCAGTTTGCCGAAAGATCTTATAAACTCACCTTCAGGGGTGAAGATCTGAACTCTGAAATTCATAGTATCAACAACAGCAATATTGCCGTTTCTTCTATCTATTGCTATGTTTGTAGGGAAGTTAAACTGACCTTCCTCTTTACCTCTTTTTCCAAAGGAGAAAAGAAATCTTCCATCTTTTAGGGAGTAAACCTTAACCCTGTGATCAAGAACATCAACAACATATATACGTCCTAACTTTTCATTTAGAGCTATACCTGCAGGTCTCTGGAGTAAACCGGGTCCTTCAGGCTCGCCAATCGTTGTGATCAGTTTTCCTTTTATATCGTAGACAAAAACCCTCTGTTGTTTTGCGTCAGCAACATAAACTTTTCCGGTTTTGTCTACATCAATTCCTACAGGAATTCTGAGTTTACCCATCGGCTTGTCGCCGATGAAAGAGACTTTCTTGTTTTTTGGATCAATAACGAATACTACCGCGGTCACAGTATCACCTGCGAATATCTTACCGAACCTGCCTGCTACACCGTAGGGTTTTATTAGGTTTCTGGGAACATCCTTATCTGGTTCACCTAACAGAACATCAAGGGCACTTTTACCCTTGAAATCAGATTCCCCGTGGTAGCTACCAAGATAGAGTATTCTTGGTTCTTCAGGGGGGAGGGGCCAGAAGATCTTCTCAACCTTCTGAGGTTTCTTCGCGGCCCCACATGAGTATAAAATCAGCCCAATCGTCAGTAAGATTAAGTACTTATAGTTTATTTTGCGTGACATGTTAAACAGAGCTGGCTACCAGTATTCGCAAGTCTGAGGAATGTTGGGTTCTCACCAAGGTGAGGATCGTGACATGATACACACTCAATCTTTCCTGCTCTGAGAAGGTCACCAACTGTAGGTCCTGGATTTCCGTCCTTATCTCCAGCTATAACAAATCCTGATGGAAGTGCTGTTGTTGTTGGAACAAGTGAAGCTGGTGGGCTTGCCTCATCACCTCTGTAAAGAACACCTACTGGGTGGTCGTTTCTGAGGTCAGTTCCGATCTGCGTAATACCTGATGGCATTGTAGCAGCTGTTCCAGCTGGTATTGTAGTAGTTCCGTTGTCTACTGTGAATGCAATAAGGTTACCTGCTGAGTTCCATCCACCTGAACCAGGCAGGTTTATGATTGAGTTGATAGCGTTAACACCGTCGTGACATGAGAGACATGCTCTTGAAACGTCACCTGGCTGTCCTACAGTTGTTCCACCTGTTGTCTGTCCTCCACCGTAAACCTGGTAAGTTACTGTTGTGTCAATAGCTTTGTTCCAGAGTGGAGCACCAACGAATGACTGGTTAGATCCGTGAGGAGTATGACAGAACACACAGATCTCGTTGTTAACATCTGCTGGGTTTGCAGCACGGATTTTGTTCGCAGTGTTGCTCAGATCATGCTTTGATCCTGCGATAAGAGCCATTGAACTGCTCACTGAGAGCCCTACCGCAGCTACAATGCCTGCGTAGACAAGCTTTTTCATCTCTACTACCTCCCTTCATTCTTAAATTTAAATGGCCTCGCCTTTCCTCTCTCTACTCTTCACCACTAAATCTATCCTATTTTCATGAAAAAATCGTGAGAGTTACCATTTTGATTCCTATTCTAAAAACATACTAATAATTAATATCATTTAAAGTTTGAAAAGTCAAGCATTACTATGATTAAATATACTTTATATGATACTAATATTCAATATAATAATTATTGACCTATATCAATGTTTAGTTATAAACTAAGAAACAATAATATATGAAATAAGGGGTGGCTACGATGAAAACCATTTTTTATTTTTTAGCCCTTTTTATTTTTGGTTACGCAGCAGCAGAGCAGGGAAAAACTCAGGAGGAAAAACCACCTATCGTGCCGGAAAAAAGAGTTCTACACCCACCTTTTGAGATCGGTGATTGTACGCTCTGTCACGTGGAGAAGGACGGTAATAAGTACGCTCTTTCCCAGGAACCTCCTGATCTGTGTTATATGTGTCATGAAAGGAAGGATACGAAAACCAGAGTTCACGGGCCGATAGCTGCAGGTATGTGTACAGCCTGTCACGATCCTCACCAGTCAGATACAATGAGACTTCTGAAAGCAGACTCTGTTAATGATCTCTGTTTCGCATGTCACGAAGATAAGAAAAAACAGTTTTTATCAAAACCATATATGCATCCACCTGTTAAGGATCAGTGTATTAACTGTCACGATCCTCACCAGGAGAATCATAGGTACAGACTGTTTGCAGATAGAAGGTTTGATCTATGTGTATCATGTCATGCTGATAAAAAGGAATGGGTTGAAAAGGTAAAGAATAAACACGGTGCTATAAAGATAAAAGATAGATGTCTGAACTGTCACGATCCACACTCATCTGAGAATGAGAAGTTCCTCAGAAAACCGACGGCTATGGATGTGTGTTTAACATGTCATAACAAAGAGCTGAAGAGGGAAGAGGATGGGGTTACATTAATGAATATGAAAAAGCATCTTGATGAAAATCCTGACTGGCACGGGCCTATACAGTGGGGTGACTGTGCAATGTGTCATAACCCCCACGGTTCAGACAACTTCAGAATGCTAAAACTTCCATTCCCTGAGACATTCTATGCCAGCTTTAATATTAACAAGTACATATGTTTTATGTGTCACGAAACGGAAAGATTTACTGAAGTTCTCACAACAACAGCAACGAACTTCAGAAATGGAGAGGTAAACCTCCATTATGTTCATGTTAACCAGAAAAAGGGTAGAACATGTAGAGCCTGCCATGACTGGCACGCAACAAGAGATACACCTCACCATATTAGAAAGTATATGAAGTTTGGAAAGATAAAAGCACCTTTAAGATACATACCTACTAAAACAGGTGGTTCATGTGCTCCTATGTGTCACCCAAGGAGGTATTACGATAGAGAAAATCCTGTAATCAACAAGAGATAGGGATAAATAGGGGCTTATGCCCCTATATAATATATGTGAGGACGGAAGGATGGGGAATGAAAAGAAAGATGATGGCAGACTGGAAGAAACCCACGAAGAGAACGAGATAGGTGGAGAGAAAAAGGCAGGAAAGAAAGGTTTTTTAATCGGGGTTTCTTTACTTGTTGCAGGTGTTGTTATTGGGCTTGTAATAGCCTACATAGTTGTATATGCCGTTAAACTGACAGGTGGTGCCCAGTTCTGTAAGTCATGTCACCCAATGCAACCTATGTATAAAGCCTATTCAAAGGATACGCATGGTGGTTGGGGAAGAAGTGGGTTTGTGGCACACTGTACTGACTGTCATCTTCCTCACGACAGTATAATCGGATACCTTGTAAGAAAGGTTCAGGTCGGTCTACACGATTTTAAGGTAATGGTTTTTGGTGATCCAAGTAAGGTAAACTGGCATGAAAAAAGGGAACACAGAAGATACTTTGTTTACGATTCAGGATGCCTTCACTGTCATGAGAACCTTCTTGCTGCAACAATGAAAAAGAAGAAAGCATTTATAGCGCATAAGGCATACTTTTCTGGAAAACTTGTGGTCAGGATAGGTCATGAGAAGGATAAGGCCCACTGTGTAGACTGTCATAAACATGTAGGTCATAAAGATTTAGGTAAATATTTACCACCGCCACCACCAGAAGAAAAACTGATTGAAGAATCAGAAAAACTTATAGAAGAATCAGTAAAAGAGCTTGAAAAAGAAGAAAAATCAGAAAATAAGCATAACTCCGGTAAACATTAGAGAGGCTCAAGATGGAAAAATTAAAAGGGATGCTAACTAAAGTTTTTAAGTCAAAGAAATTAATAATAGGTATCATTCTATTTGGAACCATCATCGTGTTTGCAGGGGGTGGATATTATCTGTGGCAGAAGAGGATTCCTCAAAAAACGGCTATGGTTCTGAAAAATATAGTTCACAATCTATTTTTTGAAAAACATCATCCAGGGGATATATATGGTGTGGTTCATATAGAAGAGCATGGTGAAGAGATAGAACTCTCTGAACTTGAACTTCCAGAGGAGGAGAAGGAAAGAATAAAGGAAGAGGAAAAGATAGAAAAGGAACTCAAAAAATTAGAAAAGAAAAAGGTAAAGATTGCAAAAGCTCCAAAACCTAAAAAGATAATGAAGCCTCTACCTATTGAGGAATATCCTAAGGAACTCCTCCCTCTAAAGAAGGTCTTACATAAACCTTTTAAGATGGGAGCCTGTGCTATATGTCACGAGGTTGATGAACATGGAAAGGTTATAAAGGTTGGTAAAAAGTATGTTCTGACAAAGAGGACAATAGAGGATCTCTGTTACTCATGTCATAAAGAGAGATATATAAAAAAGTATGACCACAAACCTGTTAAAGAGGGGAAATGTTTAAGCTGTCATGATCCTCACCAGAGCGATACTAAAAGATTACTTAAAGCCCCAACAGTTCCACTGTTATGTGTTTCATGTCACGATCCTAAAAAAGCCAAAAAGTTAAAGATTAAGAAGGTTGTAAATATCAAGGTTAAGTACAAACATAAACCTGTTGATAAAAACTGTCTCAACTGTCACGACCCTCACACTTCAAACTATAAAAAACTCTTACTTACAAAACTTGACTGGAGAAAAGATTTCTGTCTTGACTGTCACTCAAAGGTAAAAGATCCAAAAGTTAAGAAAAAGATTGATCTTATTCCTTTCCTCAAAGTTGTTAAAGTTCAACACAACGCCGTTTATGATGAGGATAAGTGTGCTAACTGCCACAATATTCACGGATCAAATAATAAAGGAATGCTTAAAGAACCCCAGCCTAAGGTATGTCTTGAATGTCACGATGAGGAAGTTAAAAAGGAAGAAACTGGAGAGCTTCTTATAAATATGGCAAAACATCTTAGAGAAAATAAA is a window of Persephonella marina EX-H1 DNA encoding:
- a CDS encoding 6-bladed beta-propeller, with the protein product MSRKINYKYLILLTIGLILYSCGAAKKPQKVEKIFWPLPPEEPRILYLGSYHGESDFKGKSALDVLLGEPDKDVPRNLIKPYGVAGRFGKIFAGDTVTAVVFVIDPKNKKVSFIGDKPMGKLRIPVGIDVDKTGKVYVADAKQQRVFVYDIKGKLITTIGEPEGPGLLQRPAGIALNEKLGRIYVVDVLDHRVKVYSLKDGRFLFSFGKRGKEEGQFNFPTNIAIDRRNGNIAVVDTMNFRVQIFTPEGEFIRSFGKLGVVPGTFARPKGVGIDSEGHIYVADAAFNNIQIFDDKGRLLLFIGKFGFGPGEFNLPAGLYVDRSDKLYVADSMNKRIQVFQYLSERWKKKYPEKYREIKSYKPSKKLKAETETKSEKK
- a CDS encoding cytochrome c3 family protein; the protein is MKKLVYAGIVAAVGLSVSSSMALIAGSKHDLSNTANKIRAANPADVNNEICVFCHTPHGSNQSFVGAPLWNKAIDTTVTYQVYGGGQTTGGTTVGQPGDVSRACLSCHDGVNAINSIINLPGSGGWNSAGNLIAFTVDNGTTTIPAGTAATMPSGITQIGTDLRNDHPVGVLYRGDEASPPASLVPTTTALPSGFVIAGDKDGNPGPTVGDLLRAGKIECVSCHDPHLGENPTFLRLANTGSQLCLTCHAK
- a CDS encoding cytochrome c3 family protein; the encoded protein is MKTIFYFLALFIFGYAAAEQGKTQEEKPPIVPEKRVLHPPFEIGDCTLCHVEKDGNKYALSQEPPDLCYMCHERKDTKTRVHGPIAAGMCTACHDPHQSDTMRLLKADSVNDLCFACHEDKKKQFLSKPYMHPPVKDQCINCHDPHQENHRYRLFADRRFDLCVSCHADKKEWVEKVKNKHGAIKIKDRCLNCHDPHSSENEKFLRKPTAMDVCLTCHNKELKREEDGVTLMNMKKHLDENPDWHGPIQWGDCAMCHNPHGSDNFRMLKLPFPETFYASFNINKYICFMCHETERFTEVLTTTATNFRNGEVNLHYVHVNQKKGRTCRACHDWHATRDTPHHIRKYMKFGKIKAPLRYIPTKTGGSCAPMCHPRRYYDRENPVINKR
- a CDS encoding cytochrome c3 family protein; the protein is MGNEKKDDGRLEETHEENEIGGEKKAGKKGFLIGVSLLVAGVVIGLVIAYIVVYAVKLTGGAQFCKSCHPMQPMYKAYSKDTHGGWGRSGFVAHCTDCHLPHDSIIGYLVRKVQVGLHDFKVMVFGDPSKVNWHEKREHRRYFVYDSGCLHCHENLLAATMKKKKAFIAHKAYFSGKLVVRIGHEKDKAHCVDCHKHVGHKDLGKYLPPPPPEEKLIEESEKLIEESVKELEKEEKSENKHNSGKH
- a CDS encoding cytochrome c3 family protein — its product is MEKLKGMLTKVFKSKKLIIGIILFGTIIVFAGGGYYLWQKRIPQKTAMVLKNIVHNLFFEKHHPGDIYGVVHIEEHGEEIELSELELPEEEKERIKEEEKIEKELKKLEKKKVKIAKAPKPKKIMKPLPIEEYPKELLPLKKVLHKPFKMGACAICHEVDEHGKVIKVGKKYVLTKRTIEDLCYSCHKERYIKKYDHKPVKEGKCLSCHDPHQSDTKRLLKAPTVPLLCVSCHDPKKAKKLKIKKVVNIKVKYKHKPVDKNCLNCHDPHTSNYKKLLLTKLDWRKDFCLDCHSKVKDPKVKKKIDLIPFLKVVKVQHNAVYDEDKCANCHNIHGSNNKGMLKEPQPKVCLECHDEEVKKEETGELLINMAKHLRENKYWHKPIKEVEKRGGCAACHNPHGSKYPYILKKFFTKEFYLEGSKFGDMMCFSCHKEKERFTERITVKATNFRNGELNLHFIHTQGKKGRTCIACHDPHASKWPTLIGKYTEFNGILFPIRYKKTKTGGSCAPACHDEFKYDRLKPVKNIGAIRQEFK